Proteins encoded within one genomic window of Cellulomonas flavigena DSM 20109:
- the lysA gene encoding diaminopimelate decarboxylase, producing MTAGPLGLPWSSGAVRGADGAVRVADVDVRDLAAAHGTPAYVVDEADLRSRARAYRTAFETACAQVGTGVDVYYAGKALLTRAVARWVHDEGLRVDTASGGELAVALAAGVPGADIGLHGNNKSDDELRAALDAGVGRIIVDSLVEVDRLAALVRAHRGPDGAPAPVMVRVTTGVHAGGHEFISTAHEDQKFGLSLASDGGDSPALTALLRVVERPELHLLGIHSHIGSQILDPSGFAVAAQRVLALRATLHARTGVLVDEVDLGGGYGIAYLPGDVPLDPGRIAKEVAQAVADAARELGTPLPRLSIEPGRAIVGPAGLTLYTVGTVKPVRLDDGRVRTYVSVDGGMSDNIRPALYGAHYHAEVVSRVSDAEPVLARVVGKHCESGDIVVHEVRLPGDVRAGDLLAVAATGAYGRSMASNYNLLTRPPVVAVTAGESRVLVRRETVDDLLALDVRAD from the coding sequence GTGACCGCCGGACCGCTCGGCCTGCCCTGGTCCTCCGGCGCGGTGCGCGGCGCCGACGGTGCCGTGCGGGTCGCGGACGTCGACGTGCGCGACCTCGCCGCGGCGCACGGCACGCCCGCGTACGTCGTCGACGAGGCGGACCTGCGCTCGCGGGCACGGGCCTACCGCACGGCGTTCGAGACGGCGTGCGCGCAGGTCGGCACGGGTGTGGACGTCTACTATGCCGGCAAGGCCCTGCTGACGCGGGCCGTCGCGCGCTGGGTGCACGACGAGGGCCTGCGCGTCGACACCGCGAGCGGCGGCGAGCTCGCAGTCGCGCTCGCGGCCGGGGTGCCGGGGGCGGACATCGGCCTGCACGGCAACAACAAGTCCGACGACGAGCTGCGCGCCGCGCTCGACGCGGGTGTGGGCCGGATTATCGTCGACTCGCTCGTCGAGGTGGACCGGCTCGCGGCGCTGGTGCGCGCGCACCGCGGGCCGGACGGTGCCCCGGCACCGGTCATGGTGCGCGTGACGACCGGCGTGCACGCGGGCGGCCACGAGTTCATCTCCACCGCGCACGAGGACCAGAAGTTCGGCCTGTCGCTGGCCTCCGACGGTGGCGACAGCCCCGCGCTGACGGCGCTGCTGCGCGTCGTCGAGCGCCCCGAGCTGCACCTCCTCGGGATCCACTCGCACATCGGCTCGCAGATCCTCGACCCGTCGGGCTTCGCAGTCGCGGCACAGCGGGTGCTGGCGCTGCGCGCGACGCTGCACGCGCGCACCGGCGTGCTCGTCGACGAGGTCGACCTGGGAGGCGGCTACGGCATCGCCTACCTCCCCGGCGACGTCCCGCTCGACCCGGGCCGGATCGCCAAGGAGGTCGCGCAGGCCGTCGCCGACGCCGCGCGCGAGCTCGGGACGCCGCTGCCGCGGTTGTCGATCGAGCCGGGCCGGGCGATCGTGGGGCCGGCCGGCCTCACCCTCTACACCGTCGGGACCGTCAAGCCGGTGCGGCTGGACGACGGGCGCGTGCGCACGTACGTCTCGGTGGACGGCGGCATGAGCGACAACATCCGCCCCGCGCTGTACGGCGCGCACTACCACGCGGAGGTCGTGTCGCGGGTCTCGGACGCGGAGCCGGTGCTGGCGCGCGTCGTCGGCAAGCACTGCGAGAGCGGCGACATCGTCGTCCACGAGGTGCGGCTGCCGGGTGACGTGCGCGCGGGCGACCTGCTGGCCGTCGCCGCGACCGGCGCGTACGGCCGCTCGATGGCGTCGAACTACAACCTGCTGACCCGCCCGCCGGTGGTCGCGGTGACGGCGGGGGAGTCCCGCGTGCTCGTGCGCCGGGAGACCGTCGACGACCTCCTCGCGCTCGACGTCCGCGCCGACTGA
- a CDS encoding heme oxygenase (biliverdin-producing), with product MAVTTPDQLLEPAPPLSAALRAGTRQEHEDAERSAFVEHLVDGTLPLAGYVDLAAQQHAIYTALEAAGDRLVAAGTHGDLVFPELVRVPAIEKDLAFLVGADWRARVRVLPATADYVARLGQVGDDLPRYAAHAYTRYLGDLSGGQILQRMLERHHGLAGDGVSFYDFPQIHKLKPFKDVYRERLDALDLTPAQRDEVVEEARVAFRLNRAVFTDLAAAHVR from the coding sequence ATGGCCGTCACCACGCCCGACCAGCTCCTCGAGCCCGCGCCCCCGCTGTCGGCGGCGCTGCGGGCCGGCACGCGCCAGGAGCACGAGGACGCCGAGCGGTCCGCGTTCGTCGAGCACCTCGTGGACGGCACCCTGCCCCTCGCCGGCTACGTCGACCTCGCGGCGCAGCAGCACGCGATCTACACGGCGCTCGAGGCCGCCGGCGACCGGCTCGTCGCGGCCGGCACGCACGGTGACCTCGTGTTCCCCGAGCTGGTGCGCGTCCCGGCGATCGAGAAGGACCTGGCGTTCCTCGTCGGTGCGGACTGGCGCGCCCGGGTGCGCGTGCTGCCCGCGACCGCCGACTACGTCGCACGGCTCGGGCAGGTCGGCGACGACCTGCCCCGGTACGCCGCGCACGCCTACACCCGGTACCTCGGCGACCTGTCCGGCGGGCAGATCCTCCAGCGGATGCTCGAGCGGCACCACGGCCTCGCCGGCGACGGCGTCTCGTTCTACGACTTCCCGCAGATCCACAAGCTCAAGCCGTTCAAGGACGTCTACCGCGAGCGGCTCGACGCGCTCGACCTCACGCCTGCGCAGCGCGACGAGGTCGTCGAGGAGGCACGCGTCGCGTTCCGCCTCAACCGCGCGGTGTTCACGGACCTCGCGGCGGCGCACGTCCGCTGA
- a CDS encoding homoserine dehydrogenase — protein MALTPGTHPPLRVAVLGCGVVGTEVVRRLVTEGDELAARVGARLELVGVAVRSLDTERDPVVDRALLTTDAESLVEKADVVVELMGGIEPARTLLLRAVAHGASAVTANKALLAQEGPALYDAVDAAGVDLYFEAAVAGAIPIVRPVRESLAGDTVQRVLGIVNGTTNYVLDQMTTTGQGLAEAVADAQDLGYAEADPTADVEGYDAAAKAAILASLAFHTRVALDDVDRTGITGLTADDVTWAGRTGHVLKLLAVAERATDAAGREGVLVRVQPTLVPSGHPLAGVRQAFNAVFVEAEAAGELMFYGRGAGGSPTASAVLGDLVSVARHRVLGGKGPVESSHADLPVLDGGEARSRYQVRLEVDDRAGVLARVAAELAAQDVSIESVRQTLQGTGDDASATLVITTHTAAERALRATVDAVAALDVVRHVVSVLPVL, from the coding sequence GTGGCCCTCACCCCCGGCACCCACCCGCCCCTGCGCGTCGCCGTCCTCGGCTGCGGCGTCGTCGGCACGGAGGTCGTGCGTCGGCTGGTCACGGAGGGCGACGAGCTCGCCGCGCGCGTCGGTGCCCGGCTCGAGCTCGTCGGCGTCGCGGTCCGCTCGCTCGACACCGAGCGCGACCCGGTGGTCGACCGTGCGCTGCTGACGACGGACGCCGAGTCGCTGGTCGAGAAGGCCGACGTGGTCGTCGAGCTCATGGGCGGCATCGAGCCCGCGCGCACCCTGTTGCTGCGGGCCGTCGCGCACGGCGCGTCGGCCGTCACCGCCAACAAGGCGCTCCTCGCGCAGGAGGGGCCCGCGCTGTACGACGCGGTCGACGCGGCGGGCGTCGACCTGTACTTCGAGGCCGCGGTCGCGGGTGCCATCCCGATCGTGCGCCCCGTGCGCGAGTCCCTCGCGGGCGACACCGTGCAGCGTGTGCTCGGGATCGTCAACGGCACCACCAACTACGTCCTCGACCAGATGACGACGACGGGCCAGGGGCTGGCCGAGGCGGTCGCCGACGCGCAGGACCTCGGCTACGCCGAGGCCGACCCGACCGCCGACGTCGAGGGGTACGACGCCGCGGCCAAGGCCGCGATCCTCGCGTCCCTCGCGTTCCACACCCGCGTCGCGCTCGACGACGTCGACCGCACCGGCATCACCGGGCTCACGGCCGACGACGTGACCTGGGCGGGCCGCACCGGCCACGTCCTCAAGCTGCTCGCGGTCGCCGAGCGCGCCACCGACGCCGCCGGGCGCGAGGGCGTGCTCGTGCGCGTGCAGCCCACGCTCGTGCCGTCCGGCCATCCGCTCGCCGGCGTGCGCCAGGCGTTCAACGCGGTGTTCGTCGAGGCCGAGGCAGCCGGCGAGCTCATGTTCTACGGCCGCGGCGCGGGCGGCTCGCCCACGGCGTCCGCCGTGCTCGGCGACCTGGTGTCCGTCGCGCGGCACCGCGTGCTGGGCGGCAAGGGCCCGGTCGAGTCGTCGCACGCCGACCTGCCCGTGCTCGACGGCGGCGAGGCCCGCTCGCGTTACCAGGTGCGCCTCGAGGTGGACGACCGCGCCGGCGTGCTCGCGCGCGTCGCCGCCGAGCTCGCCGCGCAGGACGTGTCCATCGAGTCCGTGCGGCAGACGCTCCAGGGGACGGGCGACGACGCGTCCGCGACGCTCGTCATCACCACGCACACCGCTGCCGAGCGCGCGCTGCGGGCGACGGTCGACGCGGTCGCGGCCCTCGACGTCGTGCGTCACGTCGTGTCCGTGCTGCCGGTGCTCTGA